One window from the genome of Calditrichota bacterium encodes:
- a CDS encoding carboxypeptidase regulatory-like domain-containing protein: protein MKKRKLTYGFLILLGMLFLHFSGTARADVLLVTPQRAVVAPGEGQQFRAQLFNKHAIPAPMGLIKWKVVPDTLGTITDDGYFVAGDHAGEGEIVARLSVSGTMIQARARVIVTHKKWPLRLEIFPGKRVVQIGDTLKFRVHASTVGSTPLPMLSFKWFVMPRGLAEISQRGVFVAKKYGKVTVVAFTEFLGRRYKAEATVFIAPEMSGAIAGTVQDEDSGTPLIGARVEAYRIGKIQWSRVARTDSLGNYELNNLLPGYYVVVARHKNTISEFYKDVRYLREATPVKVDSADTVSGIDFNLNHGAVLKGMVWAEGDSTALQGAHVKAVLVVNPLIRYHGVTDEDGAFRMAGIPTGTYILSADKEGFKKEYFDHAADPRNASPVSVTEPDSVENLNFTLETKSAITGQVLSATTGDPIARATVFVVRLKTRRFPGHWARHTQTDKNGNFVLSVPAGNYIVGAVAEGFGVEYFDNVTHINDATPVKVEDGLHTTGITFSLDPLASISGVVTSAITGAPIAHARVEAFPETWRGKRPYRVRTEEDGTFTIPNVRPGIYVIRAKAEGYLPEYYQDASRLKDATLVKIDLNQSVTDINFTLEKSGILAGRVTDGESGDPIAHAVVLAKKLNSPFSKVSMTREDGTFSIENLMPGKYRVSAIARGYHREFYEESASRDSATILEITDSDSLGDIDFTLDRLPVRGGISGLVFSDADSLPISGAWVMAFPKKGGRPFLTVTGSDGSYTFTNLHSGR from the coding sequence ATGAAGAAAAGGAAATTGACTTACGGTTTTTTGATCCTGTTGGGGATGTTGTTTTTGCACTTTTCAGGAACAGCCCGAGCAGATGTTTTGTTGGTGACGCCGCAAAGGGCCGTAGTGGCGCCCGGCGAAGGCCAGCAGTTCCGGGCACAGCTTTTTAACAAACATGCCATCCCGGCCCCCATGGGGCTCATTAAATGGAAGGTCGTGCCCGACACGCTGGGAACGATTACGGATGACGGCTATTTTGTGGCTGGCGATCATGCCGGAGAAGGCGAAATTGTGGCCAGACTTTCCGTGAGCGGAACAATGATTCAGGCAAGAGCACGCGTCATCGTTACCCATAAAAAATGGCCCCTGCGACTGGAAATATTCCCTGGAAAAAGGGTTGTGCAAATCGGGGACACACTGAAATTTCGGGTACACGCATCAACCGTTGGAAGCACTCCCTTGCCCATGCTTTCATTTAAGTGGTTTGTCATGCCAAGGGGACTGGCGGAAATCTCTCAACGAGGCGTGTTTGTAGCCAAAAAATACGGAAAAGTCACGGTGGTGGCCTTCACGGAATTTCTGGGACGGCGGTACAAGGCGGAAGCGACTGTTTTTATTGCTCCGGAAATGAGCGGCGCCATTGCCGGAACGGTTCAGGATGAAGATTCGGGTACCCCGCTGATTGGCGCCCGCGTGGAAGCTTACCGAATCGGGAAAATTCAATGGTCACGGGTGGCTCGAACCGATTCCCTTGGAAACTACGAATTGAATAATCTGCTTCCGGGATATTACGTCGTTGTGGCCAGACACAAGAACACCATTTCTGAATTTTACAAGGATGTGCGGTATCTGCGGGAAGCAACGCCCGTAAAAGTCGATTCTGCGGATACGGTTTCCGGCATCGATTTTAACCTCAATCACGGCGCGGTTCTCAAAGGCATGGTCTGGGCAGAAGGTGATTCCACAGCGCTGCAGGGTGCCCATGTGAAGGCCGTTTTGGTTGTGAATCCGCTGATTCGGTATCACGGCGTAACCGATGAAGACGGCGCCTTTCGAATGGCGGGAATCCCCACCGGAACCTACATTTTATCGGCTGATAAGGAGGGCTTCAAAAAGGAGTATTTTGATCACGCGGCTGATCCGCGAAATGCGTCTCCTGTTTCGGTAACCGAACCGGATTCCGTAGAAAATCTCAATTTCACGCTGGAAACAAAAAGTGCCATCACCGGACAGGTTCTCTCCGCCACCACGGGTGACCCCATCGCAAGGGCCACGGTTTTTGTGGTTCGTCTGAAAACCCGTCGATTCCCCGGGCATTGGGCCAGACACACCCAAACGGATAAAAACGGCAATTTTGTTTTGTCGGTTCCCGCCGGAAATTACATTGTGGGAGCGGTTGCCGAGGGCTTTGGTGTGGAATATTTTGACAATGTGACGCATATTAATGACGCCACACCTGTAAAGGTTGAAGACGGGCTCCATACGACCGGCATCACTTTTTCTCTGGATCCGCTGGCCTCCATTTCGGGCGTCGTTACCAGTGCAATCACCGGTGCGCCCATTGCACATGCGCGGGTTGAGGCCTTTCCGGAAACCTGGCGAGGGAAGCGGCCCTATCGCGTCCGAACAGAAGAAGACGGAACATTTACAATCCCAAATGTGCGCCCAGGAATTTATGTGATTAGAGCAAAGGCAGAGGGGTATTTACCCGAATACTACCAGGACGCCTCCCGACTAAAGGATGCCACACTTGTGAAAATCGATTTGAATCAATCCGTCACCGATATTAATTTCACGCTGGAAAAATCGGGAATCCTTGCAGGCAGGGTTACGGATGGAGAATCCGGAGATCCAATCGCTCACGCCGTTGTGCTGGCAAAGAAACTCAATTCGCCCTTCTCCAAGGTTTCGATGACCCGAGAAGATGGTACGTTTTCAATTGAAAATCTCATGCCCGGCAAATATCGGGTTTCAGCCATTGCAAGAGGATACCATCGCGAATTTTATGAGGAGAGTGCCTCCAGGGACTCGGCCACCATTCTGGAAATCACCGATTCCGACAGTCTGGGGGATATTGATTTTACGTTGGATCGGTTGCCGGTGCGGGGGGGTATTTCCGGTC
- a CDS encoding NYN domain-containing protein: MAASSPHIIIDAYNLIHRAKDLREILEQDLERSRTALLTRLETYRRKKQVQITVVFDGDTVGDRPVRTISGLHVIFSRNPEKADPIIKNMVRRSKRRGSILVVSSDRSVADYARSMGARSMPSEEFYQRFLSFEQNNPLSEKYDQNLTESELKVWMDLFNSSQSSPEDDT, from the coding sequence ATGGCGGCTTCATCGCCTCACATTATTATTGATGCGTACAATCTCATTCATCGCGCAAAGGATCTGCGGGAGATTCTCGAGCAAGATCTCGAGCGTTCCCGGACGGCCCTGCTTACCCGATTGGAAACGTACCGGCGAAAAAAACAGGTCCAAATTACGGTTGTGTTCGACGGCGACACGGTTGGAGATCGTCCCGTGCGCACGATTTCAGGTCTGCACGTCATTTTTTCCCGCAACCCCGAAAAGGCCGACCCGATCATCAAAAATATGGTGCGCCGATCCAAAAGGCGGGGCTCCATTTTGGTCGTTTCTTCCGATCGTTCGGTGGCCGATTATGCCCGAAGCATGGGGGCCCGCAGTATGCCATCGGAAGAATTCTACCAGAGATTCCTGAGTTTTGAGCAGAACAATCCTCTGTCTGAAAAATACGATCAAAATCTCACGGAATCCGAACTAAAAGTCTGGATGGATCTGTTTAATTCGTCTCAATCATCCCCGGAAGACGATACATGA
- a CDS encoding sigma-54-dependent Fis family transcriptional regulator produces MDSTFRLLIVDNEEKMCTLLKTYLTTEKLEIVTALSGEEAIARFKEEPFDVVLTDLKMPGKSGLDVLDEVLRMAPETSVVLMTAFATAQTAVQAMKKGAYDYLIKPFDFEEVRLKIERILKEKALQQENVGLREQLQTRFSFENIIGHSGAMQDVFKLIKKVANTDTTVLIRGESGTGKELIALAIHRNSHRAEKPFVAVNCAAIPENLLESELFGYEKGAFTGADRRKPGRFELSADGTIFLDEIGDLSPALQAKILRVLQNKTFERLGGTEALHVKARIIAATHRDLEAAVKDGHFREDLYYRINVFPIFLPPLRKRKEDIPELTEHFAAKYSKRPLKITPTFIRTLQAYHWPGNVRELENIIERAVILADHDELTTEHLPPHLAHGVEGSLFDAELPDDGIELEKVEIQLIRKALAKSGGNKSKAAQLLGITRRKLYSMMERLKIEP; encoded by the coding sequence ATGGACTCAACCTTTCGCTTACTCATTGTGGACAACGAAGAAAAAATGTGTACCCTGCTCAAAACCTACCTGACGACCGAAAAATTGGAGATTGTGACGGCCTTGAGCGGAGAAGAAGCCATTGCCCGCTTTAAAGAGGAACCGTTTGATGTGGTTTTGACAGATCTGAAAATGCCGGGGAAATCCGGGCTGGATGTTCTGGACGAGGTTTTGAGGATGGCCCCCGAAACCTCCGTTGTGCTGATGACGGCCTTTGCCACCGCCCAAACCGCCGTTCAGGCCATGAAGAAAGGGGCTTACGATTACCTGATTAAGCCTTTCGATTTCGAAGAAGTGCGTCTGAAAATCGAGCGCATTTTAAAAGAAAAGGCCTTGCAACAAGAAAATGTGGGGCTGCGGGAGCAGCTGCAAACCCGGTTTTCTTTCGAAAATATTATCGGGCATTCCGGCGCCATGCAGGATGTGTTTAAGCTGATTAAAAAAGTAGCCAATACCGACACAACCGTTTTGATTCGCGGCGAAAGCGGAACCGGAAAGGAATTAATTGCTTTGGCGATCCACCGGAACAGCCACCGGGCCGAAAAGCCGTTCGTGGCCGTAAATTGCGCCGCCATTCCGGAAAATCTCCTGGAGAGTGAATTATTCGGGTACGAAAAGGGCGCCTTTACCGGCGCGGATCGCCGCAAGCCCGGGCGCTTTGAATTGTCGGCCGACGGGACAATTTTCCTGGACGAAATCGGCGATCTGAGTCCCGCGCTTCAGGCAAAGATCTTGCGGGTCCTTCAAAACAAAACCTTCGAGCGACTGGGCGGCACAGAGGCCCTGCACGTGAAAGCACGTATTATTGCGGCTACCCATCGCGATCTGGAAGCCGCTGTAAAAGACGGGCATTTTCGCGAGGACTTGTACTACCGGATTAACGTCTTCCCCATCTTCCTGCCTCCGCTAAGAAAGCGAAAAGAGGATATTCCCGAGCTGACCGAACATTTTGCGGCCAAATATTCCAAAAGGCCGTTGAAAATTACGCCGACTTTCATTCGAACGCTTCAGGCCTACCACTGGCCCGGGAATGTGAGGGAATTGGAAAATATTATTGAGAGAGCGGTGATTCTGGCCGATCATGACGAATTGACAACCGAGCATCTGCCCCCTCATCTTGCGCACGGGGTAGAAGGGTCCCTGTTTGATGCAGAGCTTCCCGACGACGGAATTGAGCTTGAAAAGGTCGAGATCCAATTGATTCGAAAAGCCCTGGCGAAATCCGGCGGCAACAAGAGCAAGGCCGCCCAGTTACTGGGAATTACCCGGCGAAAATTGTATTCCATGATGGAACGTTTGAAAATAGAGCCATGA
- a CDS encoding class IV adenylate cyclase — protein sequence MKAICSDLEQAEEIARGLGAAFQWERFQRDTFFRVPRGRLKLRETDNPVSELIAYLRPDTASEKWSDYGIVAVTETEKMKAILEKSLGILGCVEKRRKLFLLKNARIHLDRVKELGTFLEFEIVVQTAREENEAPIFMDFLKQHFQLREYQLVSEAYLDLLLKMKGPGRETDKGPTTD from the coding sequence TTGAAAGCAATCTGTTCCGATTTGGAACAGGCAGAAGAAATTGCCAGAGGCCTCGGGGCAGCGTTTCAATGGGAGCGTTTCCAGAGAGATACGTTTTTTCGGGTGCCGCGAGGCCGCCTCAAACTTCGGGAAACCGATAACCCGGTTTCCGAATTGATTGCTTACCTTCGCCCGGATACGGCATCGGAGAAATGGAGCGACTACGGGATTGTAGCCGTAACGGAAACGGAGAAAATGAAGGCGATCCTGGAAAAGAGTCTGGGGATTCTTGGCTGTGTTGAAAAGCGCCGCAAGCTATTCTTGCTTAAGAACGCCCGGATTCATCTGGACCGGGTGAAGGAATTGGGAACCTTTCTCGAATTTGAAATTGTGGTTCAAACGGCCCGTGAAGAAAACGAGGCTCCCATTTTCATGGATTTTCTGAAACAGCATTTTCAACTCAGGGAATATCAACTGGTTAGTGAGGCTTATCTGGACCTGTTGTTGAAGATGAAAGGGCCGGGACGTGAGACCGACAAGGGGCCAACCACGGATTGA